TTTGCAATGTGCAAAGCGAGTTCTACTGTTATTCTATCCCTGTTGGACAAGCTTCTGGCATCAAAGATCGAGGGCCGCCTACTCTATCAGATCCAACCCTCGCACAAGTCAAAATGAACCTCGCATTTGAGAACCATCCTAAGATAAAGCTGCGACTCCATATTATAATTGGCGTATTACTTTGCCTGAACTTTGTCCTCATCATTGCACGCATAGCGGACAAGGGAACGCCCAAGACCAGGTCAAACACCTGGGGTATAGCCGTCGTGAGTGAACCTTCATGTCCTCCGTGGCTTGATCGAGGCCCGGAGCAGCTAGCTGCAGCTTAAAGGCTGACCCAAGACGTCGAGCGCTTCAGTGTCTGAAggccgccatcttcctcgtttACCAAATTGTCACTGCTCATGTAGAGCGGTTTAAGCGCTGGGCGAGTGCGAAGGCGTACATGATCCTCAATGTTATCGACACCGTTTTCTGGTTTgctctcttcatcatcaccatcctgGGAACAAACGGCGCATACAGTACGAGCAGCCGTGCGCTTGGTGGCGTTGTCGCTACGATAAGTATAATTTTGTGGTACGTGTCTCTTTCAGAGAGGTGTCGTCAACATCAATGCTTAGTGGAGGCGTACTTCAAGTAGAAACGCTAACTTTTGAGTTGTTACAGTGGGCTCGTTGGCTTTCTCACCTTCATCTGTATTCGCGGATGGAGATACTTCAAACAATATGGCGTCCTTCCAGGCACGTTTAAAGGATCGAACTAAGAATCTGATTGATCACGATGCTAACAACGGATCCACACCTATGATGCTTCTCCGATTGAGGGTGATCTTGCATGCTGCAATGAGGTATGACGGTGATATATTTCGAATTTGAAGGTTTCGATGTATTCAGGTGTTAGAAGTTCGACAGAATTTAGGGTTCAGTCTCACGTCGAAAACACTTGTATGTAAGTATACAGACGAGATATGCCAGTCCGGTGAATTAGAAGTTTCCAATTCCTTCTCTATTATCGCTGCCACGCAGGAACTCTTGCCCCTGGGAGAAGAAGTTTGTCGCCAAGATAGATAGCTCATCGTTGAAGAAATCTGGTTGGCGTGGAGAAATTGCTGAGCCCATGGCATAGTGTGACCCAACAGGAAGAGCAGTTTGAAAGCCATATTCAGACATTCGTGACCCTGGATGTGATTGTTCAGAGTGTGAATTCAAGCGAGTGGGTTCGGGTAGCGGAGACGTCTGCGAAACTTCCATGTCAGAAGTAGGCGGTTCACTGTATAACGAATCGCCGAACAAGCGACGAGCAGAGCCCGTATCCCTGTTAAACGAATATTCGAGGATTTCCCAAAATCGTGACAGGTCTATCAGCAGGCTCTTATTCTGAGCCCCCGGCTCAGGCTGATAGGTGGCTGAAACAGCGCCTTCCAGCCGTTGCAATTTATCAGCCTGTATAATGAATAGCATCGTCAGTCAACTCATGCCTCGTCGGATAGTTGATTATCACTCACCAATTGCGCCATGTGAGGCCACCTTTGCCCAATGTTTTCCACGAACTTGACACATCTATAAAAGCGATCGCGCTTCTCTTGCCGGATGGTTGTATCTTCAGTAAAACTTAACTGTAGTTCGATGGTTGCCACCACAGCGGCACTGTACCCGAGGAGCGGATCTGACACGATGAATTTTTTCTCTTCAAAATAGTTTATGAAATGAATGATCCAGGTGGTATGTGAAGATATAAGGTCCGAAGTGTGTTGCAAGAATATCTCTGGAATAGAGTTCCGGAAGTTCCTCAGACTCAGAGACAACAGAAGCGGATGATTAAGGAGACAAAGGTTTGTATGATAAAGAAATTGGTTCAGGAACCACGGACCCCAGTATCCTCGGTTGGCTTGAAGCTCCTCGGCCGTCCTCGCGCTGAGGTTGGCCGGTTTGAATCGATGGATGTAAGGCATGCGTGTTTCCAAATCCATTTGGAGCGTGAGAATTTTGGAGTACTCTGACTGTGAGGACCACGGTGGGACACTGCTTGGCCGGCCGTGGCGACGAACGTATTTGGTGGTTTTGGCGAAGACCTCACTTAGAATGATCACATATGCAATGATCCCCTGGTCTTCCATACCAGTAGACCGAGCCTCATCAGAGGCACCGCTCGGCGAAAAGGGCGATTGAGGGCGCTCAGGGCTTTGTGGGAACGGGGGAAAACTCCCATCAGGGAGCCCCATGCTGTCAAAATCAACACCATGAAAGCGCTTCAAAAGGCAAATGCTCCAAAAACAACGTCTCCGCTCTTCGCGAAGCACCGCGGAAAATGTAGCGTGCGTTTCGGTGCCCAAATTGGCACATTGGGCCAAGTTCATCGCAAGACTACTGTGAATGCTCGAGCGATGTGTATTGCCGTCTGAACTGGGTTAGGCTTGAAAGGCGTTGGCTCAAGGACTACACATACTGGTAAAGTCAATCAAACTTAAAAGGCAGAGACACTGTAGGGTAGATAATTCAACCGGGCCCTCTGAAACTCTCCTCATGACCAGTCCTCTAGCTACCTCTGTGTAGCCACTCACAAGAGTTGCAAGATCATTCAACCCCTGGCAGTCATCGTCAGAGAATCGTATACTCAATGCGAGTATAGCGTAGAGGATTTCGGGATCTCGAGTGCTGAGGCTGCTAAGAAAAGTGTCTCTGtgaaaaagaggaagaggctggGACTCGCAGTATTGTAGATACAATTCTGCCATCGCGAGCACTCTCTCCCACGTCGGAAGTGGGGTAATGGCACTGATCATCGATGAGGCGACAGGGCCGCTCAAAGTACTCGGCCGAAGAGACGAGTCGTTCGACCTCTCTTGTTCGGCTCTCGAGCTATATCGTCTAATTGGAATTATCAGTCGCTGATTGCGTCTCACAAGAGCGTCGGAATCGCGCACTCTAAAGCATCAAGAACTTTGCCCATCTTCGCCTCCAGGCTCCCGAGACGATCCTCCTGAGAGACAGTCTTAGCGATAAAGAACAAGGCTGCTTCTTACAGGGAAGCCAGCTCACCAACGTTCGAGTAAGTCCTACTTCAGGGGCATCAGGAGCAGTAAAAGCAGCACCGGAGGGTAATCCGTCTGAAGTTGCATGCGGCAGGGACCTGCGCCTTTCTCCAGCGTAGGCGCATCGCTGGCGCAATCGAGCGCAGAGCGAGCAAACCGGCTGCTCACCAGGACATTTTGCCTTTTTGCGCCTATTCGATGGTGAGCCAGCAGTCTAGTCTCAAAGAACAGATGGCCAGGTGTACCTGCATGGTTCGCATGCTTGCCGTACGCGTTTGCTTGGTCGCTCAAGAGGTGTTCGGTTCATCTCAGAGAACACCAGGTTAGAGTTGTGGAGTTGACCAGATGTACGTTGTGTTCACCGTGTTAGTAGACAGACCATTCTCGAAATGTCGTATGAGCTACCCACAGAAGCGCTCTGTGGCATTTTCTCGCACAAAAGTGAACCTTCTTCAATTATCCGTGTATAATTGTATCTTGTGTCGGATGCCCCTCTAAGTATTTTGATCAGTCGCCTATttgatctccttgagggTCAATGCATAATAATGTTCAGAGCGGATACTTTCCCCATAGTTATCCGTTCGGTTGATTACTAATCCCACCTTGACAATATCACAGGAACGAGCAGCATGGCCTGTAGACATTGAGGCGGGAGCTCAATCGTATAGGGCTACAAAGTTGGTGTCTCATATTTACCACTAAGCGTTCAATACATGAAAGGCGTCTGACAGATGGGCACCCCGGGGCATGGAAAACGAGAATGGCGATGATCTGTTCCAATGACATCTTTCTATAAGGTTGACGAAGCGATATTCGATGGCATTCAGTACATAAGACGGTCTTGTCATGGCCAAGCCTTTGGAATAACTCGACGAATCATTTGAATAGACTGACCAACTCTTCCATTGATACTCTGGCCGATCTTATATACAACATCGTGATATTTCCTCTCAAACCAACAAGTCTGTCGAAATAGAAATACACCGCTAATGGATCCAGGAGACGCTAGTCCATATGTTTGATCAGAGATTGGCGAAGATCATCTAGTTCTTGCCGAACCAGGTCTTGTGGCCCTATTTGAATGTTAGTTCACGAACGCGCACAAGCCGCGAAGATAATCGACTCCGAGGACATCGTAACGGGTGAGGGGTACTAACAAGGACCATACGGCACATGGCATAGGTGGTGGCTAAAGTGAGTTAGCTACGAATGACACCTTCAAAGCGCGGCAGAACTCACCAATGCCCAGACCGTAAACGGAGATAAGGTAGGGGTACATGATGTACTTGCTACGCTCAGtcttcaaggaagaaggtACCAGTCAGCGAAACACAGTTCCAATGTATATGTGCAACCCGCAGACCAACTGACCTTCCACCACTGACGCTTGCCATCGTGCTGCTGGAAGAGGCGCTGGTAGTAAGGGACACGGTTCTCGCGGAACACGAATCTAGGAGTCCAGGCAAAAAGTGTCAGCAATTTCAAGGGCGAATTGAGTATTCCAAAAGAAAGATGGCAGATTGCCAACAGAGATTGGACGGTGTTAGGCGATCATCCCACCCCCGTTGAGATGATGCTACCGGTTGGGTAGGAATTGAATCAGAACGAACGTACCCAGCCATGCGGGGAACAGTGCGGAACATCTTGACGGTATGTAGATGCTGTATCGCAGCTTCTAAATGAGATAGACAAGTTTTGTGGGAGAAGGAAGACCAGCAACAATGATCAGTCGATGCCGTGAAGTGTGGATCCGGATTTGGAGCTGCAAGTCAAGCCTCATGTGACTTTCCTCGTTCTTCCGCCAAATCGGATCAAGTGCTTAGTAATAATCACATGACTTTTGTTCGTCTCTATCTCAATGATTCCAAAAGAAGTATCTGTCAGTGTACAGTTGAGAGCTCTATGCGAAACGATTAGGGCCTTCCAATAATCTGTCGCTTGCTCTCAATGGTCTCTATCTGTCGATTTTTGGACtaccgatgaggaggatgcccGGAGGCCGCTCTATCACCTTACCTTTTCATTCTCAGGACTCATGCGCCCGGCTCTCCTTCGATTATTGAAGAGACCGTCCGCCGTTTCGGTTCTCGACTCTCTAATATCGAAATCCATCAGCATCGAGCAACTGGAAAGTAAAAATAAATGTTTACGATGCAGCTTACGGAGGGTGCACCAAAATGCGAGCGCGCGGCACTGGGAGGTTGACGAACCCAGGAACGAAACTTCTACGCATTTGAATCAATCACCGACCTCGCGCCCCTACAGCTTTCATGTGTATAATATACAGTCGCCTCAGAATACAGGACATGACTGTACAATGCGACAAGATAACGCTCCCACATCCTCAATGGCCAACAATGACGCCTCTTTGCGCTTGGATCTACAGCCCGACAAGCTAGAATTCGAATCGGATATCGGCCACACCCAGGACATGGGTTCTCGCCTTGTCGACGATCCAGCCTACCGACAGAGGATGGATCTTTGGGAACAGCTGCTTCGCTATCGACAGCGACACTATGGAGACAGAGGAACACTGGATATCTGGATAGCTTTGACGGACCGAGTAGACGGTGTCGACCTGCCCGTAGTCGGGGAGCAAGCAGATTTCTTCTGGCATAGTTTTGTTGATTTGGGTCTCAAGAGGGAAGTTATCATGGGAGAGATCATGGCTTATGCAATGGAGCTTTGGAAGGAGACCGGGAGCCGATGGGACAAATTTTACGAAGTCGTCGTTGGTGGATACCTCGAGCGAGGTATGATCCAGCATGCTATTCGATGGCATAAGAAACTTCAGTATCCCCATCTATCCTGTCCAAATGATATAATGAGGGTCTTTGAACCAGCTCTAACTATGATCAATGGATCGACCAAAATTGTCCTACCAACGACGACCACACGACGCTCTGTATCTCCTGGCATTAGCGCTTTCAAGAGCATATGCCGACTTACGGACGGTCATCAGATATATGGCAGAGTCATTTCACAGCTGTTGAACTTGGGTCGTGTTGAGGATGCATTTTCGCTTCATTCGTTTCTGGTCGAGAGACATGACCATCCGCAAACCTACGAGGAGATCCTGCCTCTGCTCGAATGTGCGAAGGAGCTCAGCCCGAGAAAATTCTACGAACTCCAAGCTTACAGTAAGGATCGCTTCCCCGACCGAATGACATCGGCCGAGGGGAGTGCCCctgctgaagaggatgataaGCGGGAGCCTAGCGGAATAGCTTGGCTTCAAGAAAAGCCGTTCAAGGATGAACTGGGCGCTCGGCTCTTCGCCACCAAAGCCCTTGCCTTCGAGACAACGGTCGCGGGATTACGGATGTTCGGTGTACAGGCTATTGGGCCGCAGTCCCTACGAGAAATGGCAGTTAGGGCTCAAGGGAGCCAGGACATTATAGCTCGGTTGCGAGAACTTCACAGAGCGGGCATCTCCATTGGCGATTCGGTTTTCGCACGACTAATCCGTAAATTGGCCTCGGAAAATCGCAACATACTTCTGTCGGACTTACTCCATAGCGATCAGCATCCCGATGTACTGGAAGACGCGGTGATGCAAGAGTCACTGTTGATATCTTACTATATCGCTCGCGACTGGCGTCCTTATAATATGACTCTTGCCATACTTACAGAAATCCTTGACGACGGGTCTAAATTGAGCAATATCCACTTTCGCAAATTCATCGCCTCGGGAGAATGGGCTTCTGCGTCTAAAATTGTGGACGAAATGACACTAAACGGTCAGAAACTCACCCAAGAAAGCGTGGACTTTATGGTCAAGCATACTCTTACTCCGCGTCGACCAGGAGTTGGACCAATCCAAGGAACAGATGTCCCATCCAGCAAAGAAGTTTCGTTTGTTTTCCGTGTTTTGCAGCGCGTCGTTCCAATGGGTACATCCGTGTCTCCTGACCTTTGGATTGAGATGCTGAAACGACTCGGGATGACGAACCACTGGGATGAGCTTCGCAGATGCTGCCTTTGGCTCGCTCGCCAATATTCCGCTGGCCCCAAACCGAGCGATGCAGTTTCTTTCATCATGAATTCTACGGACCAGCCAAGGCGCGAAGCTGATGGTGTAGCTCGGAACGATGGCGACCGAATGTTGCAAGCTGTCTTTAGCAAAAACATGCAGGCAGCTATTGTCGCGTGGGGATTCAAAATGCGAGTGTCTCCAAATCCCGACCACAAAAGCTATAGTGCCTTGGGAGTTGAGAACCTTGTACCCTGGGTA
The Aspergillus fumigatus Af293 chromosome 4, whole genome shotgun sequence DNA segment above includes these coding regions:
- a CDS encoding fungal specific transcription factor domain-containing protein, yielding MGKVLDALERYSSRAEQERSNDSSLRPSTLSGPVASSMISAITPLPTWERVLAMAELYLQYCESQPLPLFHRDTFLSSLSTRDPEILYAILALSIRFSDDDCQGLNDLATLVSGYTEVARGLVMRRVSEGPVELSTLQCLCLLSLIDFTNGNTHRSSIHSSLAMNLAQCANLGTETHATFSAVLREERRRCFWSICLLKRFHGVDFDSMGLPDGSFPPFPQSPERPQSPFSPSGASDEARSTGMEDQGIIAYVIILSEVFAKTTKYVRRHGRPSSVPPWSSQSEYSKILTLQMDLETRMPYIHRFKPANLSARTAEELQANRGYWGPWFLNQFLYHTNLCLLNHPLLLSLSLRNFRNSIPEIFLQHTSDLISSHTTWIIHFINYFEEKKFIVSDPLLGYSAAVVATIELQLSFTEDTTIRQEKRDRFYRCVKFVENIGQRWPHMAQLADKLQRLEGAVSATYQPEPGAQNKSLLIDLSRFWEILEYSFNRDTGSARRLFGDSLYSEPPTSDMEVSQTSPLPEPTRLNSHSEQSHPGSRMSEYGFQTALPVGSHYAMGSAISPRQPDFFNDELSILATNFFSQGQEFLRGSDNREGIGNF
- a CDS encoding cytochrome c oxidase subunit 7 — its product is MFRTVPRMAGFVFRENRVPYYQRLFQQHDGKRQWWKTERSKYIMYPYLISVYGLGIATTYAMCRMVLGHKTCGVFLFRQTCWFERKYHDVVYKIGQSINGRVGQSIQMIRRVIPKAWP